The Onychomys torridus chromosome 4, mOncTor1.1, whole genome shotgun sequence genome includes a window with the following:
- the Sema6d gene encoding semaphorin-6D isoform X6 → MRFFLLCFHVLCLLVSRLRAVSFPEDDEPLNTVDYHYSRQYPVFRGRPSGNESQHRLDFQLMLKIRDTLYIAGRDQVYTVNLNEIPKTEVIPSKKLTWRSRQQDRENCAMKGKHKDECHNFIKVFVPRNDEMVFVCGTNAFNPMCRYYRLNTLEYDGEEISGLARCPFDARQTNVALFADGKLYSATVADFLASDAVIYRSMGDGSALRTIKYDSKWIKEPHFLHAIEYGNYVYFFFREIAVEHNNLGKAVYSRVARICKNDMGGSQRVLEKHWTSFLKARLNCSVPGDSFFYFDVLQSITDIIHINGIPTVIGVFTTQLNSIPGSAVCAFSMDDIEKVFEGRFKEQKTPDSVWTAVPEDKVPKPRPGCCAKHGLAEAYKTSIDFPDETLSFIKSHPLMDSAVPPIAEEPWFTKTRVRYRLTAIEVDHSAGPYQNYTVIFVGSEAGVVLKVLAKTSPFSLNDSVLLEEIEAYNQAKCSAESEEDRKVVSLQLDKEHHALYVAFSSCVVRIPLSRCERYGSCKKSCIASRDPYCGWLSQGVCERVTLGMLAGGYEQDTEYGNTAHLGDCHDMEVSSSSVATVASSPEITSKVADTWRPKLTSSRKFIVQDDPYTSDFTDTISGIPKGVRWEVQSGDSNQMVHMNVLITCVFAAFVLGAFIAGVAVYCYRDMFVRKNRKIHKDAESAQSCTDSSGSFAKLNGLFDSPVKEYQQNIDSPKLYSNLLTSRKELPPNTDTKSMVMDHRGQPPELAALPTPESTPVLHQKTLQAMKSHSDKAHGHGASRKEHPQFFPSSPPPHSPLSHGHIPSAIVLPNATHDYNTSFSNSNAHKAEKKLQNIDHPLTKSSSKREHRRSVDSRNTLNDLLKHLNDPNSNPKAIMGEIHMAHQTLMLDPVGPMSEVPPKVPNREASLYSPPSTLPRNSPTKRVDVPTTPGVPMTSLERQRGYHKNSSQRHSISAVPKNLNSPNGVLLSRQPSMNRGGYMPTPTGAKVDYIQGTPVSVHLQPSLSRQSSYTSNGTLPRTGLKRTPSLKPDVPPKPSFVPQTTSVRPLNKYTY, encoded by the exons ATGAGGTTCTTTCTGCTTTGCTTCCACGTGCTGTGCCTGCTGGTCTCCAGGTTACGGGCAGTCAGCTTCCCGGAAGACGACGAGCCCCTTAACACTGTTGATTATCACT ATTCAAGGCAATATCCGGTTTTTAGAGGACGCCCTTCAGGCAACGAATCGCAGCATAGGCTGGACTTTCAGCTGATGCTGAAAATTCGAGACACACTTTACATTGCTGGCAG AGATCAAGTCTATACAGTGAACTTAAATGAAATCCCCAAAACAGAGGTCATACCAAGCAAG AAGCTGACGTGGAGGTCCAGGCAGCAGGATCGAGAAAACTGTGCTATGAAAGGCAAGCATAAA gATGAGTGCCACAACTTCATCAAAGTATTTGTCCCAAGAAACGAtgagatggtttttgtttgtggtACCAATGCTTTCAACCCGATGTGTAGATACTATAGG TTGAATACCTTAGAGTATGATGGGGAAGAAATTAGCGGCCTGGCACGATGCCCATTTGATGCCAGACAAACCAATGTTGCCCTCTTTGCTG ATGGGAAACTGTATTCTGCCACAGTGGCCGACTTCCTGGCCAGTGATGCTGTCATTTATAGAAGCATGGGTGACGGATCTGCCCTTAGAACAATAAAATAtgattccaaatggatcaaag aACCACACTTTCTTCATGCCATAGAATATGGAAACTATGTCTATTTCTTCTTCAGAGAAATTGCTGTGGAACATAATAACTTAGGCAAG GCTGTGTATTCCCGCGTGGCTCGCATTTGTAAAAACGACATGGGTGGTTCACAGCGGGTCCTGGAGAAGCACTGGACTTCCTTCCTGAAGGCTCGGCTTAACTGCTCTGTCCCCGGAGATTCCTTTTTCTACTTTGATGTCCTGCAGTCCATCACAGACATCATCCACATCAATGGCATCCCCACCGTGATTGGGGTCTTCACCACGCAGCTCAACAG CATTCCTGGTTCTGCAGTCTGTGCCTTCAGCATGGACGACATTGAGAAGGTGTTCGAAGGGCGATTCAAAGAACAGAAAACCCCAGACTCTGTTTGGACGGCAGTTCCCGAAGACAAAGTCCCAAAACCAAG GCCTGGCTGTTGTGCCAAGCATGGCCTTGCAGAAGCTTACAAAACCTCCATCGACTTTccagatgagaccctgtctttcaTCAAATCCCATCCCCTGATGGACTCTGCGGTCCCACCCATTGCTGAGGAGCCCTGGTTCACAAAGACACGGGTCAG GTACAGGTTGACGGCCATCGAAGTGGACCATTCGGCCGGGCcctaccaaaactacacagtcaTCTTTGTCGGCTCTGAAGCTGGTGTGGTGCTGAAAGTATTGGCAAAGACCAGCCCTTTCTCTTTGAATGACAGCGTATTGCTGGAGGAGATTGAAGCTTACAACCAAGCCAA GTGCAGCGCTGAGAGCGAGGAGGACAGAAAGGTCGTCTCGTTGCAGTTGGACAAAGAGCACCATGCTTTGTACGTGGCCTTCTCTAGCTGCGTTGTCCGCATCCCCCTCAGTCGCTGTGAGCGCTATGGGTCCTGTAAAAA GTCTTGCATTGCATCACGTGACCCGTACTGCGGTTGGTTAAGCCAGGGAGTTTGTGAGAGGGTGACCCTAGGGATGCT CGCTGGAGGATATGAGCAAGACACAGAGTATGGCAACACGGCCCACCTAGGGGACTGCCACG ACATGGAGGTCTCTTCATCTTCTGTTGCCACTGTGGCAAGTAGCCCAGAAATTACCTCTAAAGTGGCTGATACCTGGAGACCTAAACTGACGAGCTCCCGGAAATTTATAGTTCAAGATGACCCATACACTTCTGATTTTACTGATACTATATCAGGTATCCCAAAGG GTGTACGGTGGGAAGTCCAGTCTGGAGACTCCAACCAGATGGTCCATATGAATGTCCTCATCACCTGCGTGTTTGCGGCTTTCGTCTTGGGCGCGTTCATTGCAGGGGTGGCTGTATACTGCTACCGCGACATGTTTGTTCGCAAGAACAGAAAGATCCACAAAGATGCGGAATCAGCCCAGTCATGCACAGACTCCAGTGGAAGCTTCGCCAAGCTGAATGGTCTCTTCGACAGTCCCGTCAAGGAATACCAACAGAACATTGATTCTCCTAAACTCTATAGCAACCTGCTGACCAGTCGGAAGGAGCTGCCACCCAACACGGATACAAAGTCCATGGTTATGGACCACCGAGGCCAGCCTCCAGAGCTGGCTGCCCTTCCCACACCAGAGTCCACACCTGTACTCCACCAGAAGACCCTGCAGGCCATGAAGAGCCACTCTGACAAGGCCCACGGCCATGGTGCTTCAAGGAAAGAACACCCCCAGTTTTTTCCTTCTAGTCCTCCACCCCATTCCCCATTAAGTCACGGGCATATCCCCAGTGCCATTGTTCTTCCAAACGCCACCCACGACTATAATACGTCATTTTCAAACTCTAATGCTCACAAAGCGGAAAAGAAACTTCAGAACATCGACCACCCTCTTACGAAGTCGTCCAGCAAGAGAGAGCACCGGCGTTCTGTGGATTCTAGAAACACCCTTAACGATCTCCTGAAGCATCTAAATGACCCAAACAGTAACCCCAAAGCCATCATGGGAGAAATCCATATGGCCCATCAAACCCTCATGCTGGACCCAGTAGGACCTATGTCTGAGGTCCCACCCAAGGTCCCTAACCGGGAGGCATCTCTATACTCCCCTCCCTCAACACTCCCCAGAAATAGCCCAACCAAGAGAGTAGATGTCCCCACCACCCCTGGGGTCCCAATGACATCTCTGGAAAGACAAAGGGGTTATCATAAAAATTCCTCCCAGAGGCACTCTATATCAGCTGTGCCTAAAAACTTAAACTCACCAAATGGTGTTTTGTTATCCAGACAGCCGAGTATGAACCGTGGAGGATATATGCCCACTCCCACTGGGGCGAAGGTGGACTATATTCAGGGGACACCTGTGAGTGTCCATCTGCAGCCTTCCCTCTCCAGACAGAGCAGCTACACCAGTAATGGCACCCTCCCCAGGACGGGACTAAAGAGGACACCCTCCTTAAAACCTGATGTGCCGCCAAAGCCTTCCTTTGTTCCTCAAACCACGTCTGTCAGACCACTGAACAAATACACTTACTAG